GAACCGATGGCACATCGACGTTAACATCGACATCTCCGACGCCCCCTCCATCGCCACCGTCACCATTACCATCGCCACTGTCACCTCCTCCACCATCACCGCAACCAGGAAAAGGATCAGGACAAGGGACTTGCCTCTGGCTCATGAGTCAGTTGATTTTGTGGGGGAGACAGTTGGTGATCCAGTCAGCGAACCGCAATGAGTACCGTTAGTCGAATATGTGATGGTTTGAGAGACGCTCAATATGTTCGCCCAGAGGGACGAAATAGTAAATTCGAGCTTTCGCTCCGTATTATCTGGACAACCGATCCCCTTCCATATGCTGAGTGGCACTGTTGCTGCACCCGTACTGTCGGGCTTGATAACTGAGAACTCAGACGCTAGTCTCTGCCCGGCTGCATCGTTACCAGGGACATTCGCGTACTGAATGATTCCCGGAGAAGTAGGATGTGGGCCCGTGTTTTTGAGGACGATAGCCAAATCTAGGTCATCTACACCGTCAACTGATTCGCCCCACGCAACTCGTTGGACTTCGACAGAAGTGCCAAGCCGGAGTGGAATTCGTTCATCGTCTTTGTCGGTTTCTTCGGTAAGGTTGACAACGATGGTATTTTCACCAGAAGTTATCGCCTCAACTTCTGGTGGCTCCTCGCTGTACTCATTATCCGCCCCGTCAGCAAGGGTAAGTGTCGCCTTTCCCTGTTCAGGAAATGCTAATGTGTACTCATTGTCTCGTGCATCCAATAGATCTATAGTGACTATATCCACCGAGTTTTGGAGTTCTAACTCTAATGATAGCTCCAAGCCATCAGCCACGAAACTGCTGTCAGTGATATACTCCGACTGCTCTTCTGGCGGGACCCAGCCTTCAGCACCGGACTCATCACCAGAACTACCTCCAGTCGATGGAGGTGGGGATTCTGGAGACCCTGAAGACGGTGAGTCAGAACACCCCGCCAGCGCGGTCAGGCCACCGCCAAGGAGTGTCAACGCTGTTCGTCGGTCGATACTGTCGCTGTATGAGTGTGGGTTCTGTGTCATGGTTCGTACCAGCCGAGGAATTTTCCTCTTGTGAGGATGTCAAAGCCGTACAGCAGCAGATAGAGCGGCAGGAACACCAGCCCAGTAATGACGATGAAGTCGATAATCTCGCGAATCGCAGGCAGATTCGCTGTGTCAAGGAAGGACCCGTTCGTCGCCAACGCTGGATAGGTCCGGGACTGGTCCCACCACGGAGCGGGCGGCTCGTACCGCAGTCTTCCCCTCCGAACTCTCGCTTGATCCAGTTCGACTACCACTTTCCCACCATCGGCCGGCGTCAGCCGCCGTTCAACACGGGTCTCACGAGTCGTGAGGATAATCCGCCCACGCTTGAGGGGCGCGCCAGCCCGTGGACGTATCGATACTCGCAGTCGAGTCCCAGCGTCACTCGTGTTCAGCACCTGCGCGGTGAGATTCACTTCGTAGGCAGTCGGTGGCTCACTGGTGTTCACTGAGACGTTTACTGACCGACCACGGACGAGACCGTAGACGGTGAACTTGCCGGCGTCACGAAGCGAGCGGGAACTATGGAGCGTAAATCGGTTGGCCGTCGTCGAGTTGTCCGCTCGGTCTAACTCGATTTCCGGTGGGAGCGACGGCTGCGGTGCCATCGCTGTCTCCGGATATGTGAGGTCAACGGGCACGTCACGAGACTGGGTCGCCCCATCATCCGTTGGGTTGAGCCACTCGTAGGTGAGTTCAGGGCTCGCAGTTACCGGCACTGCATGCACTTCGTAGGGGGCAATCGGCTGCCACTCCGGCGCCACAGTGCTGGGTTCCGTAGCTGTCGTCTCCCAGTCGACCCACCCATCACCGTTGCGAGTGTAGTAGTACCATTGGCTGTGAGCACGCAGTCCATTGTCGAACTGCACTCGATGCCACAACCCAGGTACAGACAGGGTCAGCGCACTGTCGGTTCGAGTCGTTCCAGTCTCGTTGCGCCAGGCCAGCTGGCCGGACACACCGAGTCCGGAGAGATCCTGGACCCGGACCGTTTCCGAGTCGGTCACCGCCATCGTGTACGACCGAACGTGGTTGTCGGCGGGTTGTACCGTCCCCGTGAGTCGAAGCCGCACTGTCAGATTCGTTGTCCCGGACAGCCCGCGGTACTGTAGTTCGGGTGTCAACGACGACGACGTATCTACGACAGTTCCGTTGGCCAGCAATTCGACCTGACCGCCAAGACCGGTGAGATTCGCCCCGACTGGGCTCGTAGTGGAATTGAGCAGCCGGTCATTGAGTCGGAAATTCGACACAGCCCGGACGGTGCCGTTCGGACTCCCGTAGCGCTGCTTGCCCGCTCGGGAATGGACGATGGTCGAGGGCGTAATCGAGAAAATCTCGGTATACACCTCACTGAAGAGCCGCCCGTCGATGTCTGTCGAGGACTGTAACCGACAGCAAGACTCCCAACTCACGTGCGAGGGTCGGGCCGAAAAGTTCGCTCCGCCAGTGCTGTAGCGACCGACATATCGATCGTTCCAGGACGTCACGTTCGGTGGGCGTGATTGGGCACTCTCGGTGCGATTGGCAGCAGGCTGTTGTGCAGCTCGGAGCGTCGGTGTTCCGTTAGCTGTCCGATTCTCCGCTTGCTGCTGAACGATGGGCGACACTCGCTCAGTCTGTAGTCCCACTCCCGAAGCAACGACTGTCGGCGTCGTCACTACCAGACAGACCAATACCGGCACCAACACCCGGAGTGGAACGGACATACGTGCTTATGATCAGGCGAGGGGGTTCACACAGTCGCTGAACGTGAAATTCGCTTGATTGGCGAATTTGCTGATGAGTTCAGGGGAGACAATTGCCAGCAGAATCACCCCAAACCCAGTCATCGACAGGATGAGGTCCTTTCGGGCCTCATTTTGCTGGTTGGGGTTGCCCGACGCTCGCATATACGAGAGCCCAGAGCGACCGACGTAGAACATCGTCGTTGGGAGTCCGAGTCCAACCAACGCTCCAAACGTGACATCAAGGAGCCCTTCGACACTGGTGCCACAGTAGGTGTCTCCGAACGTCGTCTGGGCCATTGCGGTCCCGCTAAACAGGAGCAGGACTAGCGAAAACTGGGCGGCTCGTCTAAATGTGGTGTTCGTGGTAGCCTGTGCGGCCCGAAGTTTGGCATGTGCAGCGAGTGATCGGAGTGATATTGAGTGCGATGCGTCCGTACTGCGAGGGCTGTTGCTCATGGATTTCTCTCGTTGGATGGTGGTTGCTTACTGTGCGATGCATTCGAGGACTACACCCGGTCAGGGGACGGGCTTCATTACCTTAGTATTCTTATTAGTGATAGTTTCCCCACGTTCACATCACCTATCTCGGGATACTTCTTTTCGGACTAAAAAGTTTTAGTTTCAATTTTCCCTGAGCCATATATTACGTAGTAATATAGAGAACGGTCTTCTAAGACCTCAAAAGTGGGTTTAATTATAATCGAATATTTTATATTAGTATACTATTGTATATTTTTTCTGAAATAATAATCTATAGGCAAAATAAAAGTCAGCATTAGAATAAATGCTGTTCTGAATGGCTACTTGAAAAATAAGGTTGCACCGATACTGCGTCGGTTCCTCAGTCCAATCCGGTATCGAACGCAGTGGCGAGTTTCTCTCGCATGAACTCCCGTCGGAGTTCACGACGACGATCTTCTGAGAGGTAATCTTCCCAGACGACACTTGCTGAGGCACTCCCCTGTTCCTCAGCGACTTCTTGGATCTGGTGCTCAACCAGCTCTTCAACCGTCGAAGAGTACCGGTCGTACCAGAACCGCCGTGCCATCTGTGGAACCGGGCTACGACCATCAATCGTTTCTGGGAGCGCAGCTCGTTCGGCGAGCTCGTCGAACCAGTTGCGTATGGTTCCGCCGGTGCGGTGACCGCTGGACGAGCGTGGCGACGGAAACAAGTACCCGCTCCAGTCTTCGTCGTCAGAAAACTGTGCGATTCGAGATTCGACGATGTCTTGGCCGTATATGAGTGCAACCGACCCCGGGCCGTTCTTCCGACTCTCGAATTCAATGCGGGAGGCATCATCGTCCAGCACGAGCTGGTCGGCATGGAGGGCCGCAACCTCACCAGAGCGGAGTCCCCACCCACAGAGCGCAACGACGAGTA
This DNA window, taken from Haloarcula laminariae, encodes the following:
- a CDS encoding pilin; its protein translation is MAQTTFGDTYCGTSVEGLLDVTFGALVGLGLPTTMFYVGRSGLSYMRASGNPNQQNEARKDLILSMTGFGVILLAIVSPELISKFANQANFTFSDCVNPLA